The Sphingomicrobium aestuariivivum DNA window GCGCCGAGGAACGCGCGCGCATGGGCAAGGTCTGCGCCGACGCCATGGCCGACATGGGCTATCGCGGTGCGGGCACGATCGAATTCCTCTACGAGGACGGCGAGTTCTACTTCATCGAGATGAACACCCGCCTGCAGGTCGAACATCCCGTCACCGAGATGATCACCGGCATCGACCTCGTGCGCGAACAGATCCATGTCGCGCAGGGCGACGGCCTGTCGGTCACGCAGGACGAGGTCCGCTTCGAGGGCCATGCCATCGAATGCCGCATCAACGCCGAGGATCCGCGCACCTTCGCGCCCTCGCCGGGCAAGGTGAAAAACTACGTCGCGCCCGGCGGCATGCATGTGCGCGTCGATAGCGGGCTCTACGCCGGCTATTCGGTCCCGCCCTATTATGACAGCATGATCGGCAAGCTGATCGTCTACGGGCGCAACCGCGAGAGCTGCATCCTGCGCCTCAAGCGCGCGCTCGAGGAGTTCGTCTTGGACGGGATGAAGACGACGGTGCCCCTGCATCAGCGCATCATCGACACGCCCGAATTCGCCACCGGCGACTATACGATCAAGTGGCTCGAGGAGTGGCTGGAGCAGCAGGACGCCTAGATGGGCGCCCTGCGGCCACGCCTGCATCCCGACCGCTTCGGCATCGTCCGCACGGACGCTGCCCTGCCCGATAGTGTCACCCCCTTCGCGCTCGTCCGCGAGCGCGAAGGGCTGACCGTCATCGCCGGGGCCGAGGCGCTCGAGACGGCGGGGATCGCGCCGGGACCTCCCTATGCGCTCGTCAGCCTCGACCTCGAAAGCGCGCTCGACTGCGTTGGCCTGACCGCCGCCTTCTCGACCGCACTCGCCGCTGCCGGCATCGCCTGCAACGTGATCGCGGGCTTTCACCACGACCACCTCCTCGTGCCATGGGAGCGGCGCGCGGAGGCCACAGACATTCTCGACCGACTGGAGTTCTCATGAGCAAGACCGCCTGGATGACGTTCAACCCGCGCTGCGGCACCGCGCGCAAGACCCTCGCCATCCTCGAGGAGGAAGGCTTCGAGGTGACCCAGCGCCGTTATCTCGATGAACCGCTCAGCCGCGCCGAGATCGAGCATCTCCTCGAGAAGGGCGACATGACCGCGCGCGACGTGCTGCGCGCCAAGGAGCCGCTCGCGCAGGACCTCGGCCTGACGCAGGACACGGCGAGCGACGACGAGATCATCGATGCGATGGTCGAGCACCCCATCCTCCTCAACCGCCCCATCGTCGAGACCGACAAGGGTGCCCTCCTCGCCCGCCCGCAGGACGAGGTGCGCAGGATCATCTGACCTTTGTCCGTCTCGCAATCGCCGTGGTTGCTGCTAGATTGACCATGTGAGCGAGACCCTCGATCCCCGAATGCTGCTGCGCGGCTATGCGGCGGGCATCTTCCCGATGGCCGACAGCGCCGATGCGCCCGACATCTTCTGGGTCGAGCCGCGCCAGCGCGCGGTGCTGCCGCTGGATGGCTTCCATCTTTCGAAGAGCCTCGCGCGGCGGCTGCGCTCGGGGCGCTTCACCGTCACCGCCGATACCGCTTTCGAGGCCGTGCTGGCGGGCTGCGCCAATCGCGACGAGACGTGGATCAACCCGATGATCGCGCGCGCCGTCATCGGCCTCCATGCAGCGGGCCATGCCCATTCGATCGAGACGTGGCACGACGGCAAGCTGGTCGGCGGGCTCTACGGCATCGAACTGGGCGGCGCCTTTTTCGGCGAGAGCATGTTCTCGACCATGACCGACGCCTCGAAAGTGGCGCTGGCGTGGCTGGTGGCGCGGCTCAAGGTCGGCGGGTTCAGCCTGCTCGACTGCCAGTTCATGACCGATCACCTGAAAAGCCTCGGCGCGGTCACGGTGCCGCGCGCGCGCTATCTTCAGATGCTGTCGTCGGCGCTCGGTTCGGGCAAGGGCGAGAGCGGGTCGGCGTCGGACGTCGCCCCCGCGTTCGGCGCACTCGACGGCCTTCTCGCGGAACGCGTCTCGGGCGGTGCGGCGGGGCCTTCGGGAAAGCTCATCGCGCAGCTCTTGGGCCAGACGTCATAGACTTGGTGCTCGACCACGTTGAGTGACGGGCTTTCCTTGTAGAGCCAGCCCGAGAAGATCCGTTCCATCCGGCCGGTGAGGCGGCTCTCGACGTCGAGCTGGACGAAGGCACCCGTCCACGTCTCGTCTTCCCACGGCGCGGTGGTCTCGCAGGCCCGCAAGCGCACCAGCGCATCGCCGATGCGCACTTCCTGGCCGGGGCGCATTTCGAGATCGCGGGTGAGGCCGTTGCGCTTGTTGAGGAAGCCGAGCACGGCGACGCGCTCGGCCATCGGGGTCACCCCCGGCAGGCCGCTATTGTCGACGACCTCGGCGCTTTCCTCGACGACGAGTTCCTCTTCCTCGCCCTCGCCGGTGGCGGGCGGCTCGCTGCTGCAGGCAGCAAGGGCCGCGAGGAGCGGCGCAAGGACAAGCGCGCGGCGCATGCTAGTCCTGGTCGGGCGACCAGGCCTCGTAATCGCCCGTGGCGGCGGGACGCCGGGCGGGCCCGCCGAGCGCGCCGCTCGGGCGATAGGCCTCGATCGTACCGGTGAGGTTGGGCGTGGGATCCTTCTGGAAGGCGCGGCGCGGGGGCATGCTTTCCTCGGGCAGCGCATCGACGGTGCCGCGCAGCCAGGCATTCCATTCGGGCGGCGTACGGCTTGAATCGTTCGAGCCCTCGTAGATCACCCAGCGACGCTTGGGGTCGCTCTTGTGGCGATAATAGGTGTTGCCGAGAGTATCGGTCCCGACCTTTTCGCCATGACGGCTCGTGAACAGGTCGGTGCCGACGCTCGCGCCGTTCCACCAGGTGAAGATCTTGCCAAGGATTCCCATGGGCCGCCGCTTAAAGCGGGCGCTCCTTCCATGCAAGCATCAAGACCCCTCCGTAAGGCGCACGACGTCGCCTTCCGCGATGCCCAGTTCGGCCGAGCGGCCACCCGCGATCTCGAACACCATGCTGACCGGCTCGAGGCTGCCAAGCGGGGTTTCCGACAGCGGCAGCGTATTTTCATAGATGCGCGCGATGGTGCCGTCCTCGCGCACATAGATGATGTCGAGCGGGATGTAGGTGTTCTTCATCCAGAAGCTCTGGTTGGCCGGCGTGTCGTAGAGGAACACCATGCCGCGGTCGGGCGCGAGCGATTCGCGGTACATCAGCCCCTTGCGCTGCGCCTCGGGCGTGTCGGCGATCTCGACGGTGAAATTATGCACTTTACCGCCGGCTGTGGTCACGGTCAGCGGCTTCTCGACGAGGCCGGAGGGCGCGAAACTGGTGGTGGGTTCGGCAGGCTGGCAGGCGGCCAGCGGCGCGGCGACGAAAAGCGCGAGCGCGGCGCTCAGGCCTCGCGCAAGGCCACCGCGGTGAGCCCCTTGCGCCCCTCCGCGATCCGCGCTTCCAGCTCGTCCCCCGGCTCGAGGTCGAGCAGGTGCCCCGAGCGCACCGTCTCCATGTGCACGAAGATGTCCGGCTCGGTCGTCCCGATCCGGTTGAGAAAGCCGTAGCCCTTGACGCGATTGAACCATTTCACCTCCACCGGCTCATAGGGACCGGCGCCTTCGAGCAAGGCTTCGCGGTCCGCCCGTTCGGCGGTAGAGATGGACGAGCGCGGCTCCTGGGGCAAGGCGGTCGACAGGTCGATCTCGAGAATTTCCCGTGCCTGCCAGCCGCGCTCCTGCCGCACGGCGAGCAGTTCGACGCTGGCGCCCTCGGGCAGCGAGCGGCGGTCGTGCGCCTCGAGGATCGAGAAATGGACGAGGATGTCGCCATCGATCGCTTCGGACACGACGAAACCGAAGCCGCGGGTGGCATCGA harbors:
- a CDS encoding cold-shock protein; this translates as MSELSANDSDADGAVEVSGRVKWFDATRGFGFVVSEAIDGDILVHFSILEAHDRRSLPEGASVELLAVRQERGWQAREILEIDLSTALPQEPRSSISTAERADREALLEGAGPYEPVEVKWFNRVKGYGFLNRIGTTEPDIFVHMETVRSGHLLDLEPGDELEARIAEGRKGLTAVALREA
- a CDS encoding NADH:ubiquinone oxidoreductase subunit NDUFA12 — its product is MGILGKIFTWWNGASVGTDLFTSRHGEKVGTDTLGNTYYRHKSDPKRRWVIYEGSNDSSRTPPEWNAWLRGTVDALPEESMPPRRAFQKDPTPNLTGTIEAYRPSGALGGPARRPAATGDYEAWSPDQD
- the aat gene encoding leucyl/phenylalanyl-tRNA--protein transferase; this translates as MLLRGYAAGIFPMADSADAPDIFWVEPRQRAVLPLDGFHLSKSLARRLRSGRFTVTADTAFEAVLAGCANRDETWINPMIARAVIGLHAAGHAHSIETWHDGKLVGGLYGIELGGAFFGESMFSTMTDASKVALAWLVARLKVGGFSLLDCQFMTDHLKSLGAVTVPRARYLQMLSSALGSGKGESGSASDVAPAFGALDGLLAERVSGGAAGPSGKLIAQLLGQTS
- the arsC gene encoding arsenate reductase (glutaredoxin) (This arsenate reductase requires both glutathione and glutaredoxin to convert arsenate to arsenite, after which the efflux transporter formed by ArsA and ArsB can extrude the arsenite from the cell, providing resistance.), which gives rise to MSKTAWMTFNPRCGTARKTLAILEEEGFEVTQRRYLDEPLSRAEIEHLLEKGDMTARDVLRAKEPLAQDLGLTQDTASDDEIIDAMVEHPILLNRPIVETDKGALLARPQDEVRRII
- a CDS encoding DUF192 domain-containing protein, giving the protein MTTAGGKVHNFTVEIADTPEAQRKGLMYRESLAPDRGMVFLYDTPANQSFWMKNTYIPLDIIYVREDGTIARIYENTLPLSETPLGSLEPVSMVFEIAGGRSAELGIAEGDVVRLTEGS
- a CDS encoding ACT domain-containing protein — protein: MGALRPRLHPDRFGIVRTDAALPDSVTPFALVREREGLTVIAGAEALETAGIAPGPPYALVSLDLESALDCVGLTAAFSTALAAAGIACNVIAGFHHDHLLVPWERRAEATDILDRLEFS